In Sphaeramia orbicularis chromosome 1, fSphaOr1.1, whole genome shotgun sequence, a genomic segment contains:
- the stx3a gene encoding syntaxin-3 — protein MKDRLAQLKEKSDGGDDIEIPVESEAFMDDFFAQAEDIRTSIDKIDESVTEIKKLYSTILSAPTSDQKTQDDVEALTNEIKKSANNARNKLKSIERQLESNTDERASADLRIRKSQHAILAKKFVEVMTKYNEAQVDFRDKSKGRIARQLEITGKATTDEELEEMLEGGNAAVFTAGIMDSKINQQALNEIEARHKDIMRLESSIKELHDMFVDIAMLVENQGGMIDRIESNMDQSVGFVERAVADTKKAAKFQQEARRKQMMIFCCCVILALILGSFLYSFIK, from the exons ATGAAGGATCGACTGGCGCAGCTGAAAGAG AAAAGTGATGGAGGAGATGACATTGAAATCCCTGTGGAGAGTGAAGCATTTATGGATGACTTCTTTGCTCAG GCAGAGGATATTCGCACCAGCATTGACAAGATTGATGAGAGTGTGACAGAAATTAAAAAACTCTACTCCACTATCCTGTCTGCCCCCACATCTGACCAGA AAACACAAGATGATGTTGAAGCTCTCACCAATGAGATCAAGAAGTCAGCCAACAATGCAAGAAACAAACTCAAGA GTATTGAGCGCCAGCTTGAGTCAAATACAGATGAGAGGGCTTCAGCTGACCTCAGGATACGCAAGTCACAG CATGCAATTTTAGCCAAGAAGTTTGTAGAGGTGATGACAAAATACAACGAGGCTCAAGTTGACTTCAGAGACAAAAGTAAAGGTCGTATTGCCCGACAGCTGGAGATCA cGGGGAAAGCAACAACTGATGAGGAACTAGAGGAGATGTTGGAGGGAGGCAACGCAGCAGTTTTTACTGCTGGG ATCATGGATTCAAAGATCAACCAGCAGGCGTTGAATGAGATTGAAGCTCGCCATAAAGACATCATGAGGCTGGAGAGCAGCATCAAAGAGCTTCACGACATGTTTGTTGATATCGCCATGCTGGTTGAGAATCAG GGCGGAATGATTGACAGAATTGAAAGCAACATGGACCAGTCTGTGGGTTTTGTGGAAAGGGCTGTAGCTGACACCAAGAAGGCAGCAAAATTTCAGCAGGAAGCGCGCAGG AAACAAATGATGATCTTCTGCTGCTGTGTGATTCTGGCCCTCATTCTCGGTTCATTTCTCTACAGTTTCATTAAATAG
- the tcirg1a gene encoding V-type proton ATPase 116 kDa subunit a: protein MGALFRSEELCLVQIFLQSGSAYNCVSELGELGVVEFRDLNPHVNSFQRKFVNEVRRCEEMEKTFTFLEQQISSSLCCPVSETLSIPSPVPSAPQPRDLLAIEEESERLATELKQVSENRDSLRSQLTQLQQYRGVLIQTHSLIDSQAQPPPPASLDTSLLDNGPEAHLSFVAGVVHPWKVPAFERLLWRACRGYFIIEFQEMEKNPNVLETSDMTQWTVFLISFWGKTIGQKVKKICDCFHANTFFYPENTEERQELQKGLQSRIEDITQVLFQTESYLQQLLCRCVSILPQWKVCVMKCKAVHSILNMCSASVTDKCLIAEAWCPVRKLLLLQSALTEGTRRSGSIVDSFYNRLPLSSSSSPPTLFTTNSFTAVFQSLVDAYGVAKYGEVNPAAYTIVTFPFLFAVMFGDVGHGLLMVIAALWMILQNKDNKNTHFKNEMWRTVLAGRYLILSMGLFSVYTGAIYNHCFSRTLSIFPSSWHLRPMNWSDDTLRGSRFLCLDPNTTGVFRGPYPLGIDPIWHLASNHLTFLNSYKMKMSIIIGVLHMTFGICISYFNYSHSQQWFHVLLVLIPELLFMLGLFGYLVFLIIYKWLAFGPGQSDRAPSILLHFINMVLFTDNKETPPLYPGQRQVQSVLMVVVLTSVPVLLLGRPIYLYYHHTRRHGQCATTEHPTITDTSSINTLLGDLEGGRREQEEQEEFDAVEVFMHQAIHTMEYCLGCISNTASYLRLWALSLAHAQLSDVLWMMVMRTSLSSRGMLGSVVLAGFFSFFALLTVSILLVMEGLSASLHTLRLHWVEFQSKFYSGTGYKFSPFSFTSITNPL, encoded by the exons ATGGGAGCACTGTTTCGAAGTGAGGAACTATGTCTGGTCCAGATCTTCCTCCAGTCTGGATCAGCTTACAATTGTGTCAGCGAGTTGGGAGAACTGGGAGTGGTGGAGTTCAGAGAT TTGAACCCACATGTAAATTCGTTCCAGAGGAAATTTGTAAACGAGGTCAGAAGATGTGAGGAGATGGAGAAGACGTTCA CCTTCCTGGAGCAGCAGATCAGCAGCTCCCTGTGTTGTCCTGTTTCTGAGACGCTATCTATTCCAAGTCCTGTTCCTTCAGCTCCACAGCCCAGAGACCTGCTGGCAATAGAGGAAGAAAGTGAACGCCTCGCCACAGAgttaaaacag GTGTCTGAGAACAGAGACAGTCTGAGGAGTCAGCTGACCCAGCTCCAACAGTACCGTGGGGTATTGATCCAGACACACTCCCTTATTGATTCACAG GCTCAGCCTCCACCTCCTGCATCTCTGGACACTTCACTGTTGGACAACGGTCCTGAAGCACACCTCAG TTTTGTAGCAGGTGTGGTCCATCCATGGAAGGTTCCGGCCTTTGAGCGACTGCTGTGGAGAGCGTGTCGAGGTTACTTCATCATTGAGTTCCAAGAGATGGAGAAGAACCCAAATGTACTTGAAACA AGCGATATGACTCAGTGGACAGTCTTTCTAATTTCTTTCTGGGGCAAAACAATTGgacaaaaagtgaagaaaatctgTGATTG CTTCCATGCCAATACTTTCTTCTACccagagaacacagaggagaggCAGGAGCTCCAGAAAGGCCTGCAGAGCAGAATAGAGGATATCACACAG GTGCTGTTTCAGACTGAGAGTTACCTCCAGCAGCTGCTGTGTCGCTGTGTCTCCATACTGCCACAGTGGAAG GTGTGTGTGATGAAGTGTAAAGCTGTACATTCCATCCTGAACATGTGCAGTGCATCAGTTACAGACAAATGTCTGATAGCAGAGGCCTGGTGTCCTGTCAggaaactgctgctgctgcagagtGCACTCACTGAGGGAACG AGGAGGAGCGGCAGCATCGTTGACTCGTTTTATAATCGCCTCCCATTGTCATCCTCGTCTTCTCCTCCTACTCTGTTCACCACCAACTCTTTCACAGCTGTTTTTCAGAGTTTAGTGGATGCATATGGGGTGGCCAAATATGGAGAGGTCAATCCAG cgGCCTACACCATAGTGACGTTCCCCTTCTTGTTTGCTGTGATGTTTGGAGATGTGGGTCATGGTTTGCTGATGGTCATAGCTGCATTATGGATGATTCTTCAGAACAAAGACAACAAGAACACGCACTTCAAAAATGAG ATGTGGAGGACGGTGTTGGCCGGTCGTTACCTTATCTTGTCGATGGGGCTCTTCTCAGTCTACACCGGAGCCATTTACAACCATTGCTTCAGCAGAACTCTCAGCATCTTCCCGTCATCGTGGCATCTCAGACCCATGAACTGGAGCGATGACACCCTCAGAGGGAGCCGCTTTCTCTGTTTGGACCCCAACACTACAGGAGTCTTCCGGGGACCGTATCCTTTGGGGATAGACCCG aTCTGGCATCTGGCAAGTAACCACTTGACATTTCTTAACTCCTATAAAATGAAGATGTCTATCATAATCGGAGTTCTGCACATGACCTTTGGAATTTGCATCTCCTACTTCAACTATAG CCACAGTCAACAGTGGTTCCATGTGCTGCTGGTTCTGATCCCAGAGCTGCTCTTCATGCTTGGCCTGTTTGGCTACCTGGTGTTTCTTATTATCTACAAATGGCTGGCCTTTGGACCGGGTCAGTCAGACCGAGCACCCAGTATCCTCCTGCACTTCATCAACATGGTGCTCTTCACTGACAACAAGGAAACCCCACCACTGTATCCAGGACAG CGGCAAGTCCAGAGTGTGTTGATGGTAGTAGTGCTGACATCCGTCCCTGTGTTGCTTCTTGGGAGGCCGATCTACCTGTATTACCATCACACAAGACGCCATGGTCAATGTGCAACA ACAGAACATCCAACCATAACTGACACCAGCTCCATCAACACCCTGTTGGGAGACCTGGAAGGAGGCAGGAGAGAGCAAGAGGAGCAAGAG GAGTTTGATGCTGTGGAAGTGTTTATGCACCAGGCCATCCATACCATGGAGTACTGCCTTGGGTGCATCTCCAACACTGCCTCCTACCTGAGACTGTGGGCACTCAGCCTTGCACACGCAC AGCTCTCAGATGTGCTGTGGATGATGGTGATGCGCACCTCTCTTTCTTCAAGAGGCATGCTGGGATCTGTAGTCCTTGcaggttttttctctttttttgctttGCTCACTGTCTCCATCCTGTTGGTGATGGAGGGGCTGTCGGCGTCTCTGCACACCCTCCGCCTGCACTG GGTGGAGTTTCAGAGTAAGTTCTATAGTGGGACCGGGTACAAGTTCAGCCCGTTCTCCTTCACCTCCATCACCAACCCATTGTAA